In a single window of the Streptomyces sp. CGMCC 4.7035 genome:
- the hppD gene encoding 4-hydroxyphenylpyruvate dioxygenase: MTQTTHHTPDTAREADPFPVKGMDAVVFAVGNAKQAAHYYSTAFGMRLVAYSGPENGSRETASYVLENGSARFVFTSVIKPATTWGHFLTRHVAEHGDGVIDLAIEVPDARAAYAYAIEQGARSLAEPYELKDDNGTVVLAAIATYGDTRHTLVERTGYDGPYLPGFAAADPMVEPPAQRTFQAIDHCVGNVELGRMNEWVGFYNKVMGFTNMKEFVGDDIATEYSALMSKVVADGTLKVKFPINEPAVAKKKSQIDEYLEFYGGPGVQHIALNTNDIVRTVRTMRAAGVQFLDTPDSYYDTLGEWVGDTRVPVETLRELKILADRDEDGYLLQIFTKPVQDRPTVFFEIIERHGSMGFGKGNFKALFEAIEREQAKRGNL; the protein is encoded by the coding sequence ATGACACAGACCACACACCACACCCCTGACACCGCGCGCGAGGCCGACCCCTTCCCGGTCAAGGGAATGGACGCGGTCGTCTTCGCCGTGGGCAACGCCAAACAGGCCGCGCACTACTACTCCACCGCCTTCGGCATGCGGCTCGTGGCCTACTCCGGACCGGAGAACGGCAGCCGCGAGACCGCCTCGTACGTCCTGGAGAACGGCTCCGCCCGCTTCGTCTTCACCTCCGTCATCAAGCCCGCCACCACCTGGGGCCACTTCCTCACCCGGCACGTGGCCGAGCACGGCGACGGCGTGATCGACCTCGCCATCGAGGTCCCGGACGCGCGCGCCGCGTACGCGTACGCGATCGAGCAGGGCGCCCGCTCGCTCGCCGAGCCGTACGAGCTGAAGGACGACAACGGCACGGTCGTCCTGGCCGCCATCGCGACGTACGGCGACACCCGCCACACCCTGGTCGAGCGGACGGGGTACGACGGCCCGTACCTGCCCGGCTTCGCCGCCGCCGACCCGATGGTCGAACCGCCCGCCCAGCGCACCTTCCAGGCCATCGACCACTGCGTCGGCAACGTCGAACTCGGTCGTATGAACGAATGGGTGGGCTTCTACAACAAGGTCATGGGCTTCACGAACATGAAGGAGTTCGTGGGCGACGACATCGCGACCGAGTACAGCGCGCTGATGTCCAAGGTCGTCGCCGACGGCACGCTCAAGGTCAAGTTCCCGATCAACGAGCCCGCCGTCGCCAAGAAGAAGTCCCAGATCGACGAGTACCTGGAGTTCTACGGCGGCCCCGGCGTGCAGCACATCGCGCTCAACACGAACGACATCGTGCGCACGGTACGGACGATGCGGGCGGCCGGTGTGCAGTTCCTGGACACCCCGGACTCGTACTACGACACCCTCGGCGAATGGGTGGGCGACACCCGCGTCCCCGTCGAGACCCTGCGCGAACTGAAGATCCTCGCCGACCGCGACGAGGACGGCTATCTGCTCCAGATCTTCACCAAGCCGGTCCAGGACCGGCCGACGGTCTTCTTCGAGATCATCGAGCGCCATGGCTCCATGGGCTTCGGCAAGGGCAACTTCAAGGCGCTGTTCGAGGCGATCGAGCGGGAACAGGCCAAGCGCGGAAACCTGTGA
- a CDS encoding RDD family protein, whose protein sequence is MSAPTPAPGDDRPREGYYPDPSIPGYVRYWNGAAWVPGTSRPAPNDGRPLSPPPGAGPAQPSVEETGPHFFDEDPVEEPRRVSPAEEPRQVSPAEAQHGSRPEPASAWGADRSQQSGFGGDQDRRVSWGAPQGADPRAPLAGRPDGTTRTDGTATIPPADSAGGTGSGSGPSPASDGTTVFRRPTRDGGAATAAPGTSGTGGPAADEGTMKFRALSPRTGEQGGSTEAAGSGSGQPAAARPTNAQAAARQALGLDPEAPDPAPQRTAPPQQQASAPATGVPPQQSAGSLSQQPAAGVPQQSAAPAATPMTTGAGGGQPSWAQQVHRLASSGPDGGPVAPWKPPVEDVFQAAARAQAAARPAGLGKRLAARLLDTLVLAAITGVAAVPLGTKAIDHINGKIDAAKQSGQTVTVWLLDGTTSVYLAIVLAVLLGFGVLYEVLPTAKWGRTLGKKLCGIEVRDIEGHEPPAFGPALRRWLVYSVPGLLVVGVVGVLWCVFDRPWRQCWHDKAAHTFVAG, encoded by the coding sequence ATGAGCGCCCCAACCCCGGCACCCGGTGACGACAGGCCCCGCGAGGGGTACTACCCGGATCCGTCCATTCCTGGATACGTCCGGTACTGGAACGGCGCCGCCTGGGTGCCGGGTACCAGCCGGCCGGCCCCCAACGACGGCCGGCCACTCTCGCCGCCACCCGGCGCAGGGCCCGCGCAGCCCTCGGTGGAGGAGACCGGGCCGCACTTCTTCGACGAGGACCCGGTCGAGGAGCCCCGCCGGGTCAGTCCGGCCGAGGAGCCCCGCCAGGTGAGTCCGGCCGAGGCCCAGCACGGCAGCCGCCCCGAGCCCGCCTCGGCCTGGGGCGCCGACCGCTCCCAGCAGTCCGGCTTCGGCGGCGACCAGGACCGCCGGGTGTCCTGGGGCGCGCCCCAGGGAGCCGACCCGCGGGCTCCGCTCGCGGGCCGCCCCGACGGCACGACCCGTACGGACGGCACGGCGACGATCCCGCCCGCCGACTCCGCGGGCGGGACCGGCTCCGGCTCAGGTCCCTCCCCGGCCTCCGACGGCACGACCGTGTTCCGCCGGCCGACGCGTGACGGAGGTGCCGCCACCGCGGCCCCCGGCACCTCCGGCACCGGCGGCCCCGCCGCTGACGAGGGCACCATGAAGTTCCGCGCGCTCTCCCCGCGCACGGGGGAGCAGGGCGGAAGCACAGAGGCGGCAGGTTCCGGTTCCGGGCAGCCCGCCGCCGCGCGCCCGACGAACGCCCAGGCCGCGGCCCGCCAGGCGCTGGGACTGGACCCCGAGGCACCGGACCCCGCACCGCAGCGGACGGCCCCGCCGCAGCAGCAGGCATCGGCGCCCGCCACGGGGGTGCCCCCGCAGCAGTCGGCCGGATCACTCTCGCAGCAGCCCGCGGCCGGCGTGCCCCAGCAGTCCGCCGCTCCCGCGGCCACGCCCATGACCACGGGCGCCGGTGGCGGCCAGCCCTCCTGGGCGCAGCAGGTGCACCGACTCGCGAGCTCGGGCCCCGACGGCGGGCCCGTCGCACCATGGAAGCCGCCGGTGGAGGACGTGTTCCAGGCGGCCGCCCGGGCGCAGGCGGCGGCCCGGCCCGCGGGCCTGGGCAAGCGGCTGGCCGCGCGGCTCCTCGACACCCTGGTCCTGGCGGCGATCACGGGCGTGGCCGCCGTACCGCTGGGCACCAAGGCGATCGACCACATCAACGGCAAGATCGACGCGGCCAAGCAGTCCGGGCAGACCGTCACGGTGTGGCTGCTCGACGGCACGACCTCGGTCTACCTCGCCATCGTGCTCGCCGTGCTCCTCGGCTTCGGCGTCCTCTACGAGGTGCTGCCCACCGCCAAGTGGGGCCGCACGCTCGGCAAGAAGCTGTGCGGCATCGAGGTGCGGGACATCGAGGGCCACGAGCCGCCGGCCTTCGGTCCGGCCCTGCGCCGCTGGCTCGTCTACAGCGTGCCCGGCCTGCTCGTCGTGGGTGTCGTCGGCGTCCTGTGGTGCGTGTTCGACCGCCCCTGGCGCCAGTGCTGGCACGACAAGGCGGCGCACACCTTCGTGGCGGGCTGA
- a CDS encoding SsgA family sporulation/cell division regulator gives MHTVVERELELELVLSPERSIPVLARLDYRTDDPYAVRVTFHIDSDHPVCWTFARELLIEGVFRPCGHGDVRVWPTKVAGRSVVLIALSSPGGDALLQAPAAPVSSWLERTLRLVPPGAESGRLGIEDGLAELLAPTAADDTWPWDESTDGE, from the coding sequence ATGCACACCGTCGTGGAACGCGAGCTGGAGCTCGAACTCGTCCTGTCCCCCGAGCGCAGCATCCCCGTCCTGGCCAGGCTCGACTACCGCACCGACGACCCGTACGCCGTCCGCGTCACCTTCCACATCGACTCCGACCACCCCGTGTGCTGGACCTTCGCCCGCGAACTGCTCATCGAGGGGGTGTTCCGGCCCTGCGGGCACGGGGACGTGCGGGTGTGGCCGACGAAGGTCGCGGGCCGCAGCGTCGTTCTCATCGCGCTGAGTTCACCGGGCGGGGACGCCCTGCTCCAGGCACCGGCCGCCCCCGTGTCGAGCTGGCTGGAGCGCACACTGCGGCTGGTCCCGCCGGGCGCCGAGTCCGGCCGGCTCGGCATAGAGGACGGCCTGGCCGAGCTGCTCGCCCCCACGGCGGCCGACGACACGTGGCCGTGGGACGAGTCGACGGACGGTGAGTGA
- a CDS encoding FAD-binding oxidoreductase, translated as MIMSRIEAPRDEVTGNLLDRLRTGLPAAAVLTDPDVTASYANDMASFCASGTPAVVVLPRTVEQVQHIMRTATELRVPVVPQGARTGLSGGANASDGCIVLSLTKMDRILEINPVDRVAVVEPGVINATLSRAVNEHGLAYPPDPSSWEMCTIGGNIGTASGGLCCVKYGVTAEYVLGLDVVLADGRLLSTGRRTAKGVAGYDLTRLFVGSEGSLGIVVRATLALKPQPPQQLVLAAEFASAAAACDAVCRIMEGGHVPSLLELMDRTTVKAVNDLAHMGLPESTEALLLAAFDTPDPAADLAAVGALCEAAGATEVVPADDAAESELLLKARRLSLTALEAVKGTTMIDDVCVPRSRLGEMLEGVERIAEKYKLTIGVCAHAGDGNTHPTVCFDAQDPEESRRARESFDEIMALGLALGGTITGEHGVGVLKKEWLAREIGPVGVEMQRAIKQVFDPLGILNPGKLF; from the coding sequence GTGATCATGAGCCGTATCGAAGCCCCGCGCGACGAAGTCACCGGCAACCTCCTCGACCGCCTCCGGACCGGCCTGCCGGCCGCGGCCGTCCTGACGGACCCCGACGTCACGGCCTCGTACGCGAACGACATGGCGAGCTTCTGCGCGTCCGGCACCCCGGCCGTGGTCGTGCTGCCGCGCACCGTCGAACAGGTGCAGCACATCATGCGGACGGCCACCGAACTACGCGTCCCGGTCGTCCCGCAGGGCGCCCGCACCGGACTGTCGGGCGGCGCGAACGCCTCCGACGGCTGCATCGTGCTCTCCCTGACGAAGATGGACCGGATCCTGGAGATCAACCCGGTCGACCGTGTCGCCGTCGTCGAACCCGGCGTCATCAACGCCACGCTCTCCCGCGCGGTGAACGAACACGGCCTCGCCTACCCGCCGGACCCCTCCAGCTGGGAGATGTGCACCATCGGCGGCAACATCGGCACGGCCTCCGGCGGTCTGTGCTGCGTGAAGTACGGGGTGACGGCCGAGTACGTCCTCGGCCTCGACGTCGTCCTCGCCGACGGACGCCTCTTGTCCACCGGCCGCCGCACCGCCAAGGGCGTGGCCGGTTACGACCTCACCCGGCTCTTCGTCGGCTCCGAGGGCTCGCTGGGCATCGTCGTCCGCGCGACCCTGGCGCTGAAGCCTCAGCCGCCCCAGCAGCTGGTGCTGGCCGCCGAGTTCGCCTCCGCGGCCGCCGCCTGCGACGCCGTCTGCCGGATCATGGAGGGCGGACATGTGCCGTCCCTCCTCGAACTGATGGACCGTACGACGGTCAAGGCCGTCAACGACCTGGCGCACATGGGCCTGCCGGAGAGCACCGAGGCCCTGCTGCTCGCCGCCTTCGACACCCCCGACCCGGCCGCCGACCTCGCCGCGGTCGGCGCGCTGTGCGAGGCCGCGGGCGCCACCGAGGTCGTACCGGCGGACGACGCGGCCGAGTCCGAACTCCTCCTGAAGGCGAGGCGGTTGTCGCTCACCGCGCTGGAGGCCGTCAAGGGCACGACGATGATCGACGACGTGTGCGTGCCCCGCTCCCGGCTCGGCGAGATGCTCGAAGGAGTGGAGCGGATCGCCGAGAAGTACAAGCTCACCATCGGGGTCTGCGCGCACGCCGGGGACGGCAACACGCACCCGACCGTCTGCTTCGACGCGCAGGACCCCGAGGAGTCCCGGCGCGCCCGCGAGTCCTTCGACGAGATCATGGCCCTCGGCCTGGCGCTCGGCGGCACGATCACCGGCGAGCACGGCGTGGGCGTCCTGAAGAAGGAGTGGCTGGCGCGCGAGATCGGCCCGGTGGGCGTGGAGATGCAGCGGGCGATCAAGCAGGTCTTCGACCCGCTGGGCATCCTCAACCCGGGCAAGCTCTTCTGA
- a CDS encoding RDD family protein translates to MSTEPPPPGSGDSPDDDPFRKRQPPPSEGDATGPHGGLVGNQPPPGGWPPHGGQPPPGGQPPPGGEPPPGGQPPYGAPPPGGGPPYGAPPPYGGEGPYGGGGGPYGPYGGTDPLAGMPPLADSGKRVLARILDMIIVGVVVVLLSWAFRTTEYNVDADRIEYSKSVGQSVIAAVLYVAYDTIMISRSGQTLGKKLLNMRVANLDNGATPSVQTALIRALVLWLPFAFCCACIWTAICGGWSFFDKPYKQGLHDKAAKTVEVSTS, encoded by the coding sequence ATGAGCACCGAACCGCCGCCCCCCGGCTCAGGAGACTCCCCGGACGACGACCCGTTCAGGAAAAGGCAGCCCCCGCCGTCCGAGGGCGACGCCACGGGCCCCCACGGGGGCTTGGTGGGCAACCAGCCTCCGCCAGGCGGCTGGCCACCCCACGGCGGCCAGCCTCCGCCGGGCGGCCAACCCCCGCCCGGCGGTGAGCCCCCGCCCGGCGGCCAACCCCCGTACGGCGCACCCCCGCCCGGCGGCGGCCCCCCGTACGGTGCGCCCCCGCCGTACGGCGGCGAAGGCCCCTACGGCGGCGGAGGAGGCCCCTACGGCCCGTACGGAGGCACGGACCCCCTCGCCGGAATGCCCCCGCTGGCCGACAGCGGCAAGCGCGTGCTCGCGCGGATCCTCGACATGATCATCGTCGGGGTGGTCGTCGTGCTGCTGTCCTGGGCGTTCCGCACCACCGAGTACAACGTCGACGCCGACAGGATCGAGTACAGCAAGTCCGTCGGCCAGTCCGTGATCGCCGCCGTGCTCTACGTGGCGTACGACACCATCATGATCAGCAGGTCGGGACAGACGCTCGGCAAGAAGCTGCTGAACATGCGTGTGGCCAACCTCGACAACGGCGCCACCCCTTCCGTGCAGACCGCGCTGATCCGCGCGCTGGTGCTGTGGCTCCCGTTCGCGTTCTGCTGCGCCTGCATCTGGACGGCGATCTGCGGCGGCTGGAGCTTCTTCGACAAGCCCTACAAACAGGGCCTTCACGACAAAGCAGCCAAGACGGTGGAGGTCAGTACGAGTTGA